In Drosophila santomea strain STO CAGO 1482 chromosome 2L, Prin_Dsan_1.1, whole genome shotgun sequence, a single window of DNA contains:
- the LOC120444722 gene encoding mini-chromosome maintenance complex-binding protein, with the protein MPSAMVLPSTPDELAAQQADGAALKDLLKDPKRWHSIPLLNYTPLHKLKDQTLVRFRGMIQDMMDPEIYLERYEVKSADGSKRVQEGKYRDCLKITAGEVIDYNADGNVHGERRTMFVVSVPGLNDWSKEHEKQCCPQIDLASLGQSPSSAKKRPVGGEQEAMEVDGASETTFKRPCLKEIQQDSEPAGASNPSVLGSEYLLNSPLPDRPSMACMVKVYEEFDTYQLNSLIDFVGFLSVDASLDAATLDIDDCENLSELQAAHPSPFLIPRLHAFGVQLLPHANPLLDKSLRQPTEICEETTYPSQLAVHKDLRMLLKLCLFDDDLAAEYLLSHLISTVYSRSEMQSIGKFALNICNLPKDCEAYATKLYKILELLLPASHYLPMTLVTLNTAAFAPKKDYETNKLVSGVLQLAPHTHLVLDETCMQQGKLEANGVHAVQHLAHLINNQELKCDFQYYQIDYQANIPVLVLSEGRSMLPSDFVLPINADAKAVELVDESLKAAHHYLQPSRLHQFRKYLTTARTSGFSVSEEHTEMIQQDFVDMRKANVKSNADDLHGLLVLSRLLGIARGKDTLDKETWQLATEFEAKRRQRIQSLPKSSAQVRN; encoded by the exons ATGCCAAGTGCCATGGTTCTGCCGAGCACGCCCGATGAACTGGCCGCCCAGCAAGCGGACGGAGCTGCCCTCAAAGACCTGCTCAAGGATCCCAAGCGCTGGCACTCGATTCCCCTTCTCAACTACACGCCTCTGCACAAGCTAAAGGATCAGACTTTGGTGCGTTTTCGTGGCATGATCCAGGACATGATGGACCCGGAGATCTACCTGGAGCGCTACGAAGTGAAGTCCGCGGACGGCAGCAAACGTGTGCAGGAAGGAAAGTACAGGGACTGCTTAAAAATTACCGCTGGCGAAGTGATCGACTACAACGCCGATGGCAATGTGCATGGAGAACGGAGAACCATGTTCGTGGTCTCTGTGCCTGGCTTGAATGATTGGAGCAAGGAGCATGAGAAGCAGTGCTGTCCCCAGATCGATTTGGCCAGCCTGGGCCAGTCTCCCAGTTCAGCCAAAAAGCGGCCTGTTGGCGGCGAACAGGAAGCCATGGAGGTGGACGGTGCGAGCGAAACCACCTTCAAGCGGCCGTGCCTAAAAGAGATTCAACAAGATAGCGAGCCAGCGGGCGCCTCGAATCCCTCCGTTCTTGGCTCTGAATACCTGCTTAACTCGCCTTTGCCCGATCGTCCCAGCATGGCATGCATGGTAAAGGTTTACGAGGAGTTTGATACCTACCAGCTTAATTCCCTGATCGACTTTGTTGGCTTTCTGTCAGTGGATGCCTCGCTGGACGCCGCTACCCTCGACATAGACGATTGTGAAAATTTGAGTGAGCTGCAGGCAGCACATCCATCGCCTTTTCTTATACCCCGCCTGCATGCCTTCGGCGTCCAGTTGCTGCCGCATGCCAATCCGCTGCTGGACAAAAGCCTTCGACAGCCAACGGAAATATGTGAGGAGACGACGTATCCATCCCAGCTCGCTGTGCACAAAGATCTGCGCATGCTTCTTAAACTCTGCCTCTTTGATGACGATCTGGCCGCCGAGTATCTACTCTCCCACCTAATATCTACGGTCTATAGTCGTTCTGAGATGCAGAGCATTGGCAAGTTCGCCCTTAACATTTGTAATCTGCCTAAGGACTGTGAGGCGTATGCAACCAAGTTGTATAAAATACTGGAGCTGCTATTGCCGGCCAGCCATTATCTCCCCATGACCCTTGTCACATTAAACACGGCTGCTTTTGCCCCAAA AAAGGACTATGAGACCAACAAGCTGGTTTCCGGCGTACTGCAGTTGGCTCCTCATACGCATTTGGTACTCGACGAGACCTGCATGCAACAGGGCAAGCTGGAGGCCAATGGTGTCCATGCCGTCCAGCATTTAGCGCACTTGATCAATAACCAGGAACTGAAGTGCGACTTTCAGTATTACCAAATAGACTACCAAGCAAACATTCCAGTTCTCGTCCTTAGTGAAGGACGAAGCATGTTGCCG agCGATTTTGTGCTACCCATTAATGCCGATGCTAAGGCCGTGGAACTTGTTGATGAATCTCTGAAGGCAGCCCACCACTATCTGCAGCCATCACGTCTGCATCAGTTTCGCAAGTACTTGACCACAGCGCGTACTAGCGGCTTTAGTGTTAGCGAGGAGCACACTGAAATGATCCAGCAGGACTTTGTGGACATGCGTAAAGCTAATGTCAAAAGTAATGCCGATGATCTGCACGGATTGCTGGTTCTCTCGCGGCTGCTGGGCATCGCCCGGGGCAAGGATACGTTAGACAAAGAAACATGGCAGCTGGCTACGGAGTTCGAAGCAAAGCGGCGCCAGCGTATTCAATCTCTACCGAAATCATCTGCCCAAGTGCGTAATTAA
- the LOC120444721 gene encoding uncharacterized protein LOC120444721, which yields MWTSAKSVQFGNYQRTAAMNKKKSNVWQYFYKTSGTVATCLLCNRNYSRRGRGTTCLRNHLKSKHPPEFLSLSGDIKYLDLVKSEISIGSPQHPTAQLELNLHETDSDPLDTEDNSYNKHCDEKLALMLLNHSFEFIEGPGFVNFIRTLQPRYAIQPRSYYEKILCEDIHRKMHHHLKQQVDLLDAISLSTSLWRGDKGEGLLSLSCSGISRDFQTHRLMLKCEALNYESTSKVACWIRDLVPSLAIELPKEKIHCIIRDEMTALPGSLPDCNVHRLQMCVRFALQSNELLQNLSSKCKQIVDHFASSKMANDHLKFIQEIRLTRDPCTLISYDPFQWNSAFQMMSSVFRMKDALSLYCEEYSLVQIYPDEWIEIDLCSKVMQPCEETIKIWSNPSTTTSSVIPLVAALRDSLRTDVHNFVSSVTICSFARKLLEELEMKFSHITSDIKFLMATYFDPRYKQAFFTEREEQLVANEVLLVLAGVPDDCNGQPPLKIIKVSSTSSQKNESKIDSILDSILTTGTTNTQQPNTSMGSQSQIKNLLYLYNSEPRIDRNMDPLIWWRNNIKYNSLYGIVRRFLSAPAASVVSEGLFRKSAHLYMDMQAGLNPESASKILLIKSNFSFSNSDIN from the exons ATGTGGACATCCGCAAAAAGTGTACAATTTGGGAATTACCAAAGAACTGCAGCGATGAACAAGAAGAAAAGCAATGTATGGCAGTACTTCTACAAGACATCCGGTACAGTGGCCACCTGTCTCCTGTGCAACAGGAACTACTCGAGGAGAGGACGCGGCACAACCTGTCTGCGAAATCACCTGAAGAGCAAGCACCCACCAGAGTTCCTATCGCTATCCGGGGATATAAAGTACCTGGACCTGGTGAAGAGCGAGATCTCCATCGGTTCGCCACAGCACCCCACAGCTCAGCTGGAATTGAATCTTCAT gAAACAGATTCAGATCCATTGGACACCGAGGATAATTCCTACAATAAGCACTGTGATGAGAAGTTGGCGCTCATGCTTTTAAATCACTCCTTTGAGTTCATTGAAGGACCAGGATTCGTCAACTTTATCAGGACGCTGCAGCCAAGGTACGCAATTCAGCCAAGGAGCTACTATGAGAAAATACTGTGTGAGGACATACACAGGAAAATGCATCATCATTTAAAGCAACAGGTGGATCTGCTGGATGCCATATCGTTGTCTACGAGTCTCTGGCGTGGCGACAAAGGAGAAGGACTGCTGAGCTTGTCCTGCTCCGGAATATCGAGGGATTTTCAGACTCACCGTCTTATGCTTAAATGCGAGGCTCTGAATTATGAAAGCACCTCTAAGGTAGCATGTTGGATTCGGGATCTAGTACCCAGCTTGGCCATTGAGCTGCCCAAGGAAAAGATACATTGCATCATCAGGGACGAGATGACGGCACTGCCTGGTTCCCTGCCTGATTGCAATGTGCATCGTCTACAGATGTGCGTTAGATTTGCATTGCAATCGAACGAATTACTGCAGAATCTTTCGTCCAAGTGCAAGCAAATAGTTGATCATTTTGCTTCGTCTAAGATGGCCAACGATCATCTGAAATTCATTCAAGAGATCCGCTTGACGCGAGACCCGTGCACACTCATATCCTACGATCCCTTTCAATGGAACTCTGCTTTTCAAATGATGTCCAGCGTTTTTCGAATGAAAGATGCTCTATCCCTGTACTGCGAAGAGTATAGTCTAGTCCAAATATATCCCGATGAATGGATAGAGATTGATTTGTGCAGCAAGGTTATGCAGCCTTGTGAAGAAACCATTAAGATATGGAGCAATCCATCTACGACAACATCATCCGTAATCCCTCTGGTTGCCGCTTTGCGGGATTCTCTCCGCACGGATGTCCATAACTTTGTTTCTTCTGTG ACTATATGCAGTTTCGCCAGAAAGTTGCTTGAAGAACTGGAAATGAAGTTTTCCCACATCACCAGCGACATCAAATTTTTGATGGCCACCTATTTCGATCCGAGGTATAAGCAAGCATTTTTTACCGAACGTGAGGAGCAGTTGGTGGCCAATGAAGTTTTGCTGGTGCTCGCTGGAGTGCCAGATGATTGCAATGGTCAGCCACCGctgaaaataattaaagtgTCATCAACATCATCCCAGAAGAATGAATCAAAGATCGATAGCATTCTGGATAGTATATTGACAACTGGAACGACGAATACTCAACAGCCAAATACGTCAATGGGCTCCCAGTCTCAGATTAAGAatctattatatttatacaactCCGAGCCTAGAATCGATAGGAATATGGATCCCTTGATTTGGTGGAGGAACAACATAAAATACAATTCCTTGTATGGCATTGTAAGAAGATTTTtatcagcaccagcagcaagtGTGGTTAGTGAAGGCTTATTTAGGAAATCGGCACATTTGTATATGGATATGCAAGCAGGCTTGAACCCCGAAAGTGCTTCCAAAATATTGCTGATAAAGTCGAACTTTAGCTTTAGTAATTCTGACATCAATTAA
- the LOC120444713 gene encoding cohesin subunit SA-1 codes for MMARRGGKRIRMDDPPPDYEELHSDALNESTSDADSPTKRMTRLRARGGVRDKPPIIDDDEDDFFAPIARKRKTPATRKGPTERKERVERPRKEPVDKGHHERIDNEREITTDENSLYYIVRHSKNPIASIVDQWIEQYKANRETALVALMQFFINASGCKGKISEDIQYPVDHTSIIRRMTEEFDEESGEYPLIMTGTQWRKFKNNFCDFVQTLVKQCQYSIIYDQFLMDNVISLLTGLSDSQVRAFRHTATLAAMKLMTALVDVALLVSNNFDNAAKQFEAERVKSRDRRASDRLDSLMTKRSELEENMDEIKSMLTYMFKSVFVHRYRDSLPDIRAICMAEIGIWMENYPQNFLDDSYLKYIGWTLHDKIGEVRLRCLQSLLPLYEKDELKGKLELFTSKFKDRIVAMTLDKEFEVSVHAVKLVISILKIHPEILADKDCEIVYELVYSSHRGVAQAAAEFLNVRLFHLTADMEETKTKRGKVRMPNTPLVRDLVQFFIESELHEHGAYLVDSFIDSNDMVRDWECMTDLLLEEPGPNEEVLDNKQESTLIEIMVSSVKQSATGEVPVGRASNRKCTLSAKELKAIQDEKAKLTEHFIVTLPSLLEKYQADSEKLANLLAVPQYFDLNLYTTNRQEGNLQALLDRINQVMSMHTGREVLETCAKTLECLCAEGSATYTRCNIARSNIIESAVNKYKDAIEEWRNLIQGEETPNEDDIYNITITLKVLSILYSSHNLNPWELFRSLFQDVEEAQSKENIDRCLPNEALVYCIEACYFSISWGLQYVENECESVNVTEVVAELRNNLDTFMGACFELTRDGPTVQIQEAAYQSICDLLIIFSDKLARSEIEHIRGLEYKSRMDEHLILDNFVQHYVFSLKQDVAQDETRIEELHKKRNFLACYCKLVVYNIIPTMRAASIFKYYVKCYNDYGDIIKATLGKAREINKVNFAMTLLLSLITVFKSLQEQSEDGTVSKSSQEFVDLKELAKRFALTFGFDAIKNRESVAAIHRGGIYFAANKEPDDPVRAPTRLLFLEVLNEFNYKLLKQDKKVIMSFLDKIIPPAMPSSRAEEWQPLILYRNSLLHGETDQAPVASKRAYTRKRRDHDEEEEEEEDEEEHNDPDYRG; via the exons ATGATGGCGCGTCGTGGGGGAAAGCGCATACGAATGGATGATCCGCCGCCGGACTACGAGGAATTGCACAG CGATGCTCTTAATGAGAGCACCTCGGATGCAGACAGTCCCACCAAGCGGATGACAAGGCTTCGAGCGCGGGGTGGAGTGCGGGACAAACCACCCATAATTGACGATGACGAGGATGACTTCTTCGCGCCAATCGCGCGCAAACGAAAGACTCCCGCCACCCGCAAGGGGCCAACAGAACGCAAAGAACGCGTTGAACGACCGCGCAAGGAGCCCGTGGACAAGGGACACCACGAGCGGATCGACAATGAGCGGGAGATAACCACGGACGAGAACAGCTTGTACTACATTGTGCGACACTCGAAGAACCCCATTGCT AGCATTGTTGACCAATGGATTGAGCAGTACAAGGCAAACCGAGAAACGGCCCTGGTCGCACTGATGcagttttttattaatgcCAGTGGCTGCAAAGGCAAGATATCCGAGGACATACAGTATCCCGTGGATCACACATCTATTATCCGACGCATGACTGAGGAGTTTGACGAG GAAAGCGGCGAATATCCCCTGATCATGACCGGAACGCAGTGGagaaagtttaaaaataatttctgcgATTTTGTGCAAACACTTGTGAAGCAATGCCAGTACTCCATTATCTACGACCAGTTTCTGATGGACAACGTCATATCCCTGCTTACGGGTCTGTCGGATTCGCAGGTGCGAGCATTTCGACACACGGCCACTCTGGCGGCCATGAAGCTGATGACTGCATTGGTGGATGTGGCCCTTTTGGTTTCGAATAACTTTGACAATGCCGCAAAGCAATTTGAAGCTGAACGCGTTAAG TCTCGCGATCGTCGTGCTTCTGATCGTTTGGATTCGCTTATGACTAAACGATCCGAATTGGAAGAAAATATGGACGAAATAAAGAGCATGTTGACCTACATGTTCAAGTCGGTGTTCGTTCACCGCTACAGAGACAGTCTGCCTGATATTCGAGCCATATGTATGGCCGAGATCGGCATATGGATGGAAAACTATCCACAAAATTTTCTTGACGACTCTTACCTAAAATATATCGGTTGGACGCTCCACGACAAGATCGGTGAGGTGCGCCTGCGATGTTTGCAGTCGTTGCTGCCGCTGTACGAGAAGGATGAACTCAAGGGTAAACTTGAGTTGTTTACGTCAAAGTTTAAGGACAGAATTGTGGCAATGACGCTGGACAAGGAGTTTGAAGTGTCTGTTCACGCCGTCAAGCTGGTTATCAGTATCTTAAA AATACACCCAGAGATTTTGGCTGACAAAGATTGTGAAATTGTCTACGAGTTGGTTTACTCTTCACATCGTGGTGTGGCTCAGGCAGCAGCTGAGTTCTTAAACGTCCGTCTGTTTCACTTAACCGCAGACATGGAAGAGACGAAGACCAAACGTGGGAAAGTGCGAATGCCCAATACACCGCTGGTTCGGGACTTGGTGCAGTTCTTCATCGAATCCGAACTCCACGAACATGGGGCCTACCTTGTAGACTCCTTCATCGATAGCAATGATATGGTTAGGGACTGGGAGTGTATGACGGATTTGCTTTTGGAAGAGCCGGGCCCCAATGAAGAGGTCCTAGACAACAAGCAGGAATCGACACTAATCGAAATCATGGTCAGCAGCGTTAAGCAATCAGCAACTGGAGAAGTTCCAGTGGGTCGCGCTAGCAATCGCAAGTGTACGCTCAGTGCCAAGGAGCTAAAGGCTATACAAGATGAGAAGGCGAAGCTGACCGAACATTTCATTGTCACCCTTCCTTCCTTGCTTGAAAAGTATCAAGCAGACAGTGAAAAGTTGGCCAACCTCCTTGCGGTTCCACAGTACTTCGATCTCAATCTGTACACCACCAATCGGCAAGAGGGAAACCTACAGGCACTGTTAGATCGCATCAATCAGGTAATGAGTATGCACACAGGTCGCGAGGTGCTGGAAACGTGCGCGAAAACGCTAGAATGTCTTTGTGCCGAAGGAAGTGCCACCTACACCAGATGCAATATCGCTAGATCCAACATTATCGAGAGTGCTGTCAACAAGTACAAAGACGCAATCGAGGAATGGCGCAACCTTATACAAg GCGAGGAGACCCCTAATGAGGATGACATCTACAACATTACCATCACTCTCAAGGTCCTTTCTATTCTGTACTCCTCGCACAACCTTAACCCCTGGGAGCTGTTTAGGTCACTGTTCCAGGACGTGGAGGAGGCGCAGTCTAAAGAAAACATCGATCGCTGTCTGCCCAACGAAGCCTTAGTCTATTGCATAGAGGCCTGTTACTTTTCTATTAGCTGGGGACTGCAGTACGTGGAAAACGAATGCGAGTCGGTTAACGTGACCGAGGTGGTGGCTGAGCTGCGCAACAATTTGGATACCTTTATGGGAGCCTGCTTTGAACTAACTCGCGATGGACCCACAGTTCAGATTCAAGAGGCG GCGTACCAGTCCATTTGCGATTTACTAATCATTTTCTCGGACAAGTTGGCTCGCAGTGAGATCGAACATATTCGCGGCTTGGAGTACAAGTCGCGCATGGATGAGCACCTTATCTTGGATAACTTTGTGCAGCACTATGTATTTTCCCTTAAACAAGATGTAGCACAGGATGAAACCAGAATCGAGGAACTGCATAAGAAACGTAATTTCTTGGCGTGCTACTGCAAATTGGTAGTGTACAATATAATTCCAACGATGCGTGCAGCTAGTATCTTTAAGTATTATGTCAAG tgCTACAACGACTATGGAGATATAATTAAGGCCACATTGGGAAAGGCCCGTGAGATTAATAAAGTTAACTTCGCCATGACCCTCCTTTTGAGCCTGATCACGGTGTTTAAAAGTCTGCAGGAGCAGAGCGAGGATGGAACAGTTTCAAAGAGCTCGCAAGAGTTTGTGGACCTCAAGGAGTTGGCCAAGCGATTTGCCCTCACATTTGGTTTTGATGCAATCAAGAATCGGGAATCTGTGGCCGCCATTCATCGTGGCGGCATTTATTTCGCTGCCAACAAGGAGCCTGATGATCCGGTGCGCGCTCCAACACGTTTACTGTTCCTGGAGGTATTAAACGAGTTCAACTACAAGCTCCTTAAGCAAGACAAGAAGGTGATTATGAGCTTCCTGGACAAGATCATACCACCCGCGATGCCATCCAGTCGAGCCGAGGAATGGCAGCCGCTGATATTATATCGCAATTCCTTGCTGCATGGCGAAACTGATCAAGCGCCCGTCGCCAGCAAGCGAGCCTACACACGTAAACGTCGAGATCATG ATGAGgaagaagaggaggaggaagacgaAGAGGAACACAATGATCCTGATTACAGGGGCTAA
- the LOC120449956 gene encoding YEATS domain-containing protein 4: MAEFGGDSGGRLKGVTIVKPIVYGNIARSFGKKREEDGHTHQWKVYLKPYFNEDMSIYVKKVHFKLHESYANPNRIVVKPPYEITETGWGEFEVIIKIYFNDQSERPVTCYHILKLFQSPVVDGELTSSTTMDTKKGLVSESYEEIVFQEPTQIMQHYLLLSEQSANGLLTHDTDFEEKKTKTLDNIVNVKQKVKGEIVTLKDKLKLARETISKFKAELAKVQKQPA, encoded by the exons ATGGCTGAATTTGGCGGAGACTCGGGTGGCCGACTTAAGGGCGTAACCATAGTAAAGCCCATAGTGTATGGGAACATAGCCAGATCCTTCGGCAAGAAGCGCGAGGAGGACGGACACACGCATCAGTGGAAGGTCTATCTGAAGCCCTATTTCAACGAGGATATGTCCATTTACGTCAAAAAGGTGCACTTTAAGTTGCACGAGAGCTACGCCAATCCGAACAGGATCGTAGTTAAGCCGCCCTACGAGATCACCGAGACCGGATGGGGTGAATTCGAGGTGATCATCAAGATCTACTTCAACGATCAATCGGAGCGCCCGGTTACTTGCTACCACATCCTAAAGCTCTTCCAATCGCCTGTGGTCGATGGCGAGCTCACCTCCAGTACCACTATGGACACTAAGAAGGGCCTGGTCTCGGAGTCGTACGAGGAAATCGTTTTCCAAGAGCCCACCCAGATCATGCAGCATTATCTCCTGCTTTCAGAACAGAGCGCCAATGGACTGTTAACCCACGACACTGACT TTGaggaaaagaaaaccaaaacgcTGGACAACATTGTGAATGTGAAACAGAAAGTCAAGGGAGAGATTGTTACACTGAAAGACAAACTAAAGCTGGCACGTGAGACCATTTCGAAATTCAAGGCGGAATTGGCGAAGGTGCAGAAGCAACCTGCGTAA
- the LOC120458013 gene encoding interference hedgehog, whose amino-acid sequence MTLLTSSLLLFSLLTSRLEAIPVLEKSPAHPAHSAHPAHPSHPSPGVRILRAPESLVAPLGDEVVLECETSLQPERFEWSHRSSRSSGAGFKYLRTGTAKANVSQEAAISRLKVLVRQDTLGEYRCVGWFGPLVVTSTTARLELASTSLLGGQESESPLQWRVSAGNSVLWPCGQQVKSNPSASWSYYRNGVEIKPEFIGTNGNIFLSNVSSESSGSYSCQATNPASGERIQLTGSMQLQVTPEQRSQSKSPHLLNGQPNSQEITIREGSSLLLLCPGVGSPPPTVVWSSPDVVGAVKNKRSKVIGHALEISNTRVQDAGTYICFQDNGVRPVLEHYIKVHVEQPPQIVRPPWADLTNEGDRLKLECEATGVPTPEIYWLLNGHSSLDDTEAELSNNFLILHSVLKRHAGYVQCFARNRLGEHSAGTLLQVNPKQIQEPRESGGTHRPKPNQGSKQKQMYPPTPPNVTRLSDESVMLRWMVPRNDGLPIVIFKVQYRMVGKRKNWQTTNDNIPYGKPKWNSELGKSFTASVTDLKPQHTYRFRILAVYSNNDNKESNTSAKFYLQPGAALDPMPVPELLEIEEYSETAVVLHWSLASDADEHLITGYYAYYRPSSSAGEYFKATIEGAHARSFKIAPLETATMYEFKLQSFSAVSASEFSALKQGRTQRPKTSTTEEPTLQMGDRDTTTPSHNETFNMSPMLTGTIGGGAVLILLLISTCLCVCRRRSSRSRGNNPNKPRMAELRDDFVPLGNCSPTKQRQRTRHIHITLNPLAQQQQQALEEKNDTDQDAPYYQRPSSYDYDPGLRRMSSSSLRRSQRTLERAGGSNGSNNGNNNNLNQSAEAGPVENPGKPGRVLMKRPRLSSRSENLSSGSLNSVGV is encoded by the coding sequence ATGACGCTGCTCACATCCTCGCTGCTGCTCTTTTCGCTGCTGACGTCGCGGCTCGAAGCAATTCCGGTTTTGGAGAAGTCCCCCGCCCATCCTGCCCACTCTGCACATCCCGCGCATCCCTCGCATCCATCGCCTGGCGTGCGAATTCTTCGCGCACCCGAATCATTGGTGGCGCCCCTGGGAGACGAGGTGGTGCTGGAGTGCGAGACCAGTTTACAGCCAGAGCGTTTCGAATGGAGTCACCGGTCCAGCAGATCTTCGGGAGCGGGGTTCAAGTACCTTAGGACTGGCACGGCCAAAGCGAATGTCTCCCAGGAGGCGGCCATCTCGCGGCTGAAGGTGCTCGTCCGACAGGACACTCTAGGGGAGTACCGATGCGTTGGTTGGTTCGGTCCCCTGGTAGTCACCTCCACCACAGCCCGATTGGAACTGGCCAGCACTAGCCTGTTGGGCGGCCAAGAATCGGAATCACCCCTCCAATGGCGGGTGTCTGCTGGGAACTCTGTGCTCTGGCCCTGTGGACAACAGGTGAAATCCAATCCGTCTGCCAGTTGGTCCTACTACCGAAACGGAGTGGAAATTAAACCAGAGTTTATCGGAACCAATGGAAATATATTCCTGAGCAATGTATCCTCCGAGTCGTCAGGCAGCTATTCCTGCCAGGCCACCAATCCAGCCTCTGGCGAGCGAATTCAGCTGACCGGCTCGATGCAACTACAGGTTACACCTGAGCAGAGGTCGCAGAGTAAATCCCCACACTTGCTCAATGGGCAGCCGAACTCCCAAGAAATTACCATTCGCGAAGGGAGctcgctgttgctgctgtgtccTGGAGTTGGCTCACCGCCACCGACTGTTGTCTGGAGCAGCCCCGATGTCGTGGGAGCTGTTAAGAACAAGCGTTCAAAAGTAATTGGACATGCTTTGGAGATATCCAACACCCGAGTTCAGGATGCGGGCACCTATATCTGCTTCCAAGATAATGGTGTGCGGCCTGTGCTGGAACACTACATAAAGGTGCATGTAGAGCAGCCGCCGCAGATTGTGCGACCGCCCTGGGCCGATCTCACCAACGAGGGCGATCGCTTAAAGCTGGAGTGTGAGGCCACAGGAGTGCCAACGCCAGAAATCTACTGGCTGCTGAACGGGCACAGCAGCCTCGATGATACTGAGGCTGAGCTATCCAACAATTTTTTGATACTGCATAGCGTCTTAAAGCGTCATGCAGGATATGTCCAGTGCTTTGCACGAAATAGACTCGGTGAGCACAGTGCGGGTACCCTGCTGCAGGTGAATCCCAAGCAGATCCAGGAACCGCGGGAATCGGGAGGTACACACCGTCCCAAGCCCAACCAGGGTTCCAAGCAGAAGCAGATGTATCCACCGACTCCACCAAATGTTACCCGACTCAGTGATGAATCCGTGATGTTGCGCTGGATGGTGCCCCGAAATGATGGATTGCCCATTGTCATTTTCAAGGTGCAGTACCGCATGGTGGGCAAGCGCAAGAACTGGCAGACTACAAACGATAATATACCCTACGGAAAACCGAAGTGGAACTCGGAGCTAGGCAAAAGCTTCACGGCTTCGGTGACGGACCTTAAGCCGCAACACACTTACCGTTTCCGTATCCTAGCCGTTTACTCCAACAACGACAATAAGGAAAGTAATACCTCGGCAAAATTTTACCTGCAGCCAGGTGCAGCACTGGATCCAATGCCGGTCCCAGAGCTCCTGGAGATCGAAGAATATTCAGAAACCGCTGTGGTGCTGCACTGGAGCTTAGCTAGCGATGCGGATGAACACTTGATCACAGGATACTATGCCTACTATCGACCCTCGTCCTCAGCAGGGGAATATTTCAAGGCAACCATTGAAGGAGCCCATGCTAGAAGCTTTAAAATTGCCCCCCTCGAGACGGCCACTATGTACGAGTTCAAGTTGCAGTCCTTCAGTGCGGTCTCTGCGTCCGAATTTAGTGCCCTTAAACAGGGGCGCACCCAGCGTCCCAAAACCAGCACCACGGAGGAGCCAACACTGCAAATGGGCGACCGAGATACAACCACTCCCAGTCACAACGAGACATTCAATATGAGTCCCATGCTGACGGGAACAATTGGCGGCGGGGCAGTGCTTATTCTGCTCCTGATCAGCACATGCTTATGTGTGTGTCGGCGGAGGAGTTCCAGGAGCAGGGGAAACAATCCAAATAAGCCACGAATGGCGGAGCTGAGGGATGACTTTGTGCCACTGGGAAACTGCTCGCCCACCAAACAGCGCCAGCGAACACGTCACATACACATCACTCTGAATCCActtgcccagcagcagcagcaggcgttGGAGGAGAAGAACGACACGGACCAGGATGCACCCTATTATCAGCGACCATCAAGCTACGACTACGATCCCGGCCTGCGCAGGatgtcctcctcctcgctgcGCCGCTCACAACGCACGCTGGAACGTGCTGGCGGCAGTAATGGCTccaacaacggcaacaataacaatctGAATCAATCCGCAGAGGCGGGTCCGGTCGAAAATCCCGGAAAGCCGGGTCGTGTACTCATGAAGCGCCCCCGCCTGTCCAGTCGCTCCGAGAACCTCTCATCCGGCAGCCTCAACAGCGTGGGCGTGTAA